From Pseudomonas sp. stari2, a single genomic window includes:
- a CDS encoding anti-virulence regulator CigR family protein — protein MFKARLLVATLTSLALAASSVTALADPGNDHGKGNGKGGQQNSQGHGNQGGKYKGASSGHWDNAPVVDRGGVLGVLNGYRDYWSPGPALPPGIQKKLARGKPLPPGIANKLDGRLAGRLPHYDGYEWQQAGTDLILVAIASGIIYEVLNGAFD, from the coding sequence ATGTTTAAAGCACGCTTACTTGTCGCAACTCTTACCAGCCTGGCCTTGGCGGCAAGTTCGGTGACGGCGTTGGCTGATCCGGGAAATGACCATGGCAAAGGGAATGGAAAGGGCGGACAGCAGAACAGTCAGGGCCACGGCAACCAGGGCGGGAAATACAAGGGTGCGAGCTCAGGACACTGGGACAATGCACCGGTTGTCGATCGAGGCGGTGTCCTGGGCGTGCTCAACGGTTACAGAGATTACTGGAGCCCGGGCCCTGCGCTACCACCGGGCATTCAGAAAAAACTGGCGCGCGGTAAACCCTTGCCACCGGGTATTGCCAACAAACTGGATGGTCGGCTGGCCGGCCGGTTGCCTCACTACGACGGATATGAGTGGCAGCAGGCGGGAACGGACCTGATTCTGGTGGCTATCGCCAGTGGGATTATCTACGAAGTCTTGAACGGAGCGTTCGACTAG
- a CDS encoding IS30 family transposase, which translates to MKQRPRIYYTESQKKLMWDHWQKGDSLQHIAQLFDRNHSSIQRILSETGGIRPAVRRRSRLALTLAEREEISRAVVAGNSIRSMAALLGRAVSTISREIRRNGGQGCYRANQADQAAWDRAHRPKVCKLVENRTVAQIVADKLQLQWSPEQIAGWLKRTYPDDTSYQVSHETIYRTLFIQARGALKKELLEHLRRTRAMRRSRHHTQKKENHGRITDAVSIRERPAAAKDRAVPGHWEGDLLCGSRNSQIATLVERHTRYVMLVKLDGKDSETVISALIENARYLPQELYKSLTWDRGKEMADHKRFTVATDIKVYFCDPHRPWQRGSNENTNGLLRQYFPKGTDLADHSQATLNEVARQLNSRPRKTLDYETPAERFGQSVASTG; encoded by the coding sequence ATGAAGCAGAGACCGCGGATCTATTACACCGAAAGCCAGAAAAAGCTGATGTGGGATCACTGGCAGAAAGGCGACTCTCTCCAGCACATCGCCCAACTATTTGATCGAAACCATTCATCGATACAGCGCATCTTGTCGGAAACAGGCGGTATCAGACCCGCTGTACGCCGCAGATCCAGATTGGCGCTGACGTTGGCTGAGCGTGAAGAGATTTCGCGTGCCGTGGTGGCAGGTAACTCGATCCGTTCCATGGCTGCGTTGCTAGGGCGAGCAGTCTCTACGATCAGCCGTGAGATCAGACGCAACGGTGGTCAAGGATGCTACCGGGCTAATCAAGCTGATCAGGCTGCCTGGGATCGTGCCCATCGACCTAAGGTGTGCAAACTTGTTGAGAACCGAACGGTGGCGCAAATTGTTGCAGACAAGCTTCAATTGCAGTGGTCACCGGAACAAATTGCCGGTTGGTTGAAGCGTACCTACCCGGATGATACGAGCTACCAGGTGTCACACGAGACGATCTATCGCACGCTCTTCATACAGGCTCGCGGGGCTCTGAAGAAGGAGTTGCTTGAGCATTTACGGCGCACGCGGGCCATGCGTCGCTCGCGCCATCACACGCAGAAGAAAGAAAATCACGGTCGAATCACTGACGCGGTATCGATCCGCGAACGCCCAGCCGCGGCTAAGGATCGGGCGGTTCCAGGTCATTGGGAGGGTGACCTGCTGTGCGGTAGCAGGAACAGCCAAATTGCCACTCTTGTTGAGCGTCATACCCGCTACGTAATGCTGGTGAAATTGGACGGTAAGGATAGCGAGACGGTCATCAGCGCCCTGATCGAAAACGCCCGCTACTTACCCCAAGAACTCTACAAATCGCTGACGTGGGATCGCGGCAAAGAGATGGCTGACCATAAGCGCTTTACGGTGGCTACCGACATCAAGGTCTACTTCTGCGATCCTCATCGTCCTTGGCAACGGGGATCGAATGAGAACACCAACGGGTTGTTAAGGCAGTACTTCCCGAAAGGAACCGACCTTGCGGATCACTCGCAAGCCACGCTCAATGAAGTCGCAAGGCAGCTAAATAGCCGCCCTCGGAAAACACTAGACTACGAAACACCGGCAGAACGATTTGGCCAATCTGTTGCATCGACCGGTTGA
- a CDS encoding acyl-CoA dehydrogenase family protein: protein MTMFPKRMADELYHDLMSSETVKGVRREVRAFADEFVAPRAYEIAHRDESIENFPRDVFDAMARHGIFAIPFAQQDGGRGLEHRVLATATVCEELAYHSNSIAAVFDVHCILAGRTLEKGSDAIRERYLKPVIRGEKIGAFATTEPLASTDLSPRAVATIARREGDLYILNGQKRFITNSPVADFIVVLCRSDEDGMVELVVETDQPGVRIGKPDLKMGNRGQLTADVHFDHVEVPIERRIGGVNQGLRVALATLTFGRIGIAATGVGMAQAAFDHSTEHLRNREAFGKKLGAFQHWQFRMAERATQIENARNLYIKAALRMDMGTEFPEPEAAMAKFYATEAAGDMARDGVQIFGGYGFLRELSEDGSHYKVEEIYRDNKISEIYEGTNEIQRMVIARQIFGKGLVG, encoded by the coding sequence ATGACGATGTTCCCCAAACGTATGGCCGATGAGCTTTATCATGACTTGATGTCCTCAGAAACAGTGAAGGGGGTTCGCAGGGAGGTTCGTGCATTCGCCGATGAATTCGTGGCGCCCAGAGCCTATGAAATCGCCCACCGAGACGAAAGCATCGAGAACTTTCCACGCGACGTATTCGATGCCATGGCGCGCCACGGCATTTTTGCCATTCCCTTTGCGCAGCAGGATGGTGGTCGTGGCCTTGAACATCGAGTGCTAGCCACAGCGACGGTCTGCGAGGAATTGGCCTACCACAGCAACTCGATTGCCGCTGTGTTCGATGTACACTGCATTCTTGCTGGACGGACGCTGGAGAAGGGCAGTGATGCCATTCGCGAGCGCTACCTGAAGCCGGTGATCCGTGGAGAAAAAATCGGCGCATTTGCTACGACCGAACCACTGGCAAGCACCGATCTTTCGCCTAGAGCTGTTGCGACGATTGCGCGTCGAGAGGGTGATCTTTACATCCTAAACGGGCAAAAACGCTTTATCACCAACTCTCCCGTGGCCGATTTTATCGTTGTGCTTTGCCGCAGCGACGAGGACGGCATGGTCGAGCTGGTGGTCGAGACCGATCAGCCTGGTGTGCGGATTGGCAAACCGGATCTGAAAATGGGCAATCGCGGTCAGCTCACCGCTGATGTGCATTTCGATCATGTCGAGGTTCCGATCGAGCGCCGCATCGGCGGGGTCAACCAGGGACTGCGTGTAGCACTGGCGACTTTGACGTTCGGCAGGATCGGCATTGCGGCCACCGGTGTCGGCATGGCTCAGGCCGCGTTTGATCATTCCACGGAGCATTTGCGCAACCGTGAAGCTTTCGGCAAGAAACTCGGTGCCTTCCAGCACTGGCAGTTCCGGATGGCCGAGCGTGCCACCCAGATTGAAAATGCACGCAATCTCTACATCAAGGCCGCACTGCGCATGGATATGGGCACCGAGTTCCCCGAGCCAGAGGCCGCGATGGCGAAATTCTATGCCACCGAGGCCGCCGGCGACATGGCGCGTGATGGCGTGCAGATCTTTGGGGGATACGGCTTCTTGCGTGAACTTTCCGAAGACGGAAGTCATTACAAGGTCGAAGAGATCTACCGGGACAACAAGATCAGCGAAATTTATGAGGGGACAAATGAAATCCAACGAATGGTCATTGCCCGGCAAATATTTGGTAAGGGCTTAGTAGGCTGA
- a CDS encoding NAD(P)H-dependent oxidoreductase, which yields MNVLIVHAHPEPGSFTTAMKDLAVQVIAGQGNEVIVSDLYAQNFNPVASAEDFNQRANPEYLVYALEQRHNNKQGSLMADIQAELDKVQWADLIIFSFPIYWFGMPAILKGWVDRVFISGYCYGGRRIYDLGGLRGKSAMLAVSLGGQRHMFGAGAIHGEIETLLRPIHQGMLGYVGLEVLPPFIAWHVPYISDEGRREYLTQYRQHLLDLEQHTPLSMPAMSDYDETLRPKRT from the coding sequence ATGAATGTATTGATTGTGCATGCGCACCCGGAGCCGGGCTCCTTCACCACGGCAATGAAAGATCTCGCGGTGCAGGTAATTGCCGGGCAGGGCAACGAGGTCATCGTTTCCGATCTGTATGCCCAGAACTTTAATCCCGTTGCCAGTGCAGAAGACTTCAACCAGCGGGCCAATCCCGAGTACCTCGTCTATGCACTGGAGCAGCGGCACAACAACAAACAAGGCAGCCTCATGGCGGACATTCAGGCAGAGCTGGACAAGGTCCAGTGGGCCGATCTGATCATTTTCAGCTTCCCGATCTACTGGTTCGGCATGCCGGCAATTCTCAAGGGCTGGGTCGATCGGGTGTTTATCTCCGGCTATTGCTACGGCGGGCGGCGCATCTACGACCTGGGTGGATTGCGAGGCAAGTCGGCGATGCTCGCAGTCTCTCTGGGCGGGCAACGGCACATGTTCGGCGCCGGGGCCATTCATGGCGAAATCGAGACACTGCTGCGCCCGATTCACCAGGGCATGCTCGGATATGTCGGACTCGAGGTCCTGCCGCCGTTCATCGCCTGGCATGTGCCCTACATCAGCGATGAAGGCCGGCGCGAATACCTCACGCAATACCGTCAACACCTGCTCGACCTGGAGCAGCACACACCGTTGTCGATGCCTGCAATGAGTGACTACGACGAGACTCTTCGACCTAAGCGAACGTGA
- a CDS encoding c-type cytochrome: MKVRITFGVLLFALILDAHAEVPAQAGSCVACHGADGQGNPALGAPRLAGQQAVYLETQLQNFKSGRRGYDARDTHGTQMRAIATPLSDSDMKSLAGYFSSQILTGKRKAAPSDEPNGQALYQATCSACHGPKGEGFAHLKTPNLGILDSAYIDRQLEHFAQGLRGGENHADELGIWMRGIALQIANEGDRKSVAAYLGSQTSAAP, from the coding sequence ATGAAAGTCAGGATTACGTTCGGCGTGCTGCTGTTCGCCTTGATACTTGATGCTCACGCTGAAGTGCCTGCACAGGCTGGCAGCTGCGTGGCGTGCCACGGCGCCGATGGGCAGGGCAACCCGGCATTGGGCGCGCCCCGTCTGGCCGGCCAACAGGCTGTATATCTCGAGACGCAATTGCAGAACTTCAAGAGCGGACGGCGCGGCTACGACGCCCGTGATACACACGGCACGCAGATGCGTGCAATCGCCACCCCTCTGAGCGACAGCGATATGAAGTCACTGGCCGGGTATTTCTCGAGTCAGATATTGACCGGCAAGCGCAAGGCTGCGCCATCCGACGAACCCAATGGGCAAGCGCTTTACCAGGCGACGTGCTCCGCGTGCCACGGACCGAAAGGCGAAGGTTTCGCCCACTTGAAAACGCCGAATCTCGGCATCCTCGATAGCGCCTACATCGATCGCCAGCTCGAGCATTTTGCTCAAGGCCTGCGTGGCGGGGAAAACCATGCCGACGAGCTGGGCATCTGGATGCGCGGCATCGCCCTGCAAATTGCGAATGAAGGTGATCGCAAGTCGGTTGCCGCTTACCTCGGCAGCCAGACAAGTGCTGCCCCCTGA
- a CDS encoding cytochrome c: MSFAASGSWATEPRQFDYMVNCQGCHLPDGSGNPQRQVPAFPGQLGKFLSVPGGRAYLVQVPGSALSGLSDEALAGVLNWMLTTFSPAELPDDFEPYTAREVQRLRPSVPTDIQHVREDLLQQIARQ; the protein is encoded by the coding sequence ATGTCGTTTGCAGCTTCCGGGAGCTGGGCAACCGAGCCCCGGCAGTTCGATTACATGGTCAATTGCCAGGGTTGTCATCTGCCAGACGGCAGCGGTAATCCGCAACGTCAGGTTCCGGCATTTCCCGGCCAGCTCGGCAAATTCCTGAGTGTGCCCGGTGGCCGGGCGTATCTGGTGCAGGTGCCGGGCTCGGCGCTGTCCGGGCTGTCGGATGAGGCGCTCGCTGGTGTCCTCAACTGGATGCTGACGACGTTCAGCCCGGCTGAGTTGCCCGATGATTTCGAGCCCTACACGGCCCGTGAAGTGCAGCGCTTGCGACCTTCCGTACCCACCGACATCCAGCATGTTCGCGAAGACTTGCTGCAGCAAATCGCCCGGCAATAA
- a CDS encoding methylamine dehydrogenase light chain, producing MAIKWFDEAAEMFSRRIARNTSRRGFLGGLGTMMIGVGATTLLPVFRSGAFAQTSPGLVESGDPNSCDYWRYCAIDGFLCGCCGGTVNSCPPGTVRSDITWIGTCRNPSDGKDYVISYNDCCGKSNCGRCVCQRDQGDTPLYRPQSSNDLNWCSGSLADMPYHCSLSVVIGVKE from the coding sequence ATGGCGATCAAATGGTTCGATGAAGCGGCGGAGATGTTCTCCCGTCGGATCGCCCGCAATACGTCGCGGCGAGGATTTCTGGGCGGTCTGGGGACGATGATGATCGGGGTTGGCGCCACGACATTGCTGCCGGTTTTTCGCAGCGGCGCCTTTGCTCAGACCAGCCCGGGACTGGTGGAAAGCGGCGATCCGAACAGCTGCGACTACTGGCGTTATTGCGCTATCGACGGTTTTCTCTGTGGTTGCTGTGGCGGCACGGTCAACAGTTGTCCCCCGGGCACCGTGCGCTCGGACATCACCTGGATCGGCACTTGCCGCAACCCGTCTGACGGCAAGGACTACGTCATCTCTTACAACGATTGCTGCGGCAAAAGTAACTGTGGCCGCTGCGTGTGCCAGCGCGATCAGGGCGATACGCCGCTTTACCGTCCGCAAAGCTCGAACGATCTGAACTGGTGTTCCGGCAGCCTTGCCGACATGCCGTATCACTGCTCGCTGTCGGTGGTCATCGGGGTGAAAGAGTAG
- the mauD gene encoding methylamine dehydrogenase accessory protein MauD, translated as MTTMHALMISNVLSWLMTLALLLAVWALARQIGVLHERIKPVGALSLGKSIKAGEVAPPFTLTSLTGGTVSIGGGSAYGQSTLLFFLSETCPVCKTLLPVLKSLRQHERARLRVVLASDGDLTAHQAFIDAQRLHEFPYLLSQEVGLAYQISKLPYGVLIDANGTVVTHGLINSREHLESLLEAQDTGYASIQAYRATLQVSDEPLYKQVH; from the coding sequence ATGACCACGATGCATGCGCTGATGATTTCCAACGTCCTGTCCTGGTTGATGACACTTGCGCTGTTACTGGCCGTCTGGGCGCTGGCCCGGCAGATCGGTGTGCTGCACGAACGCATCAAACCGGTGGGGGCGTTGTCCCTGGGTAAATCGATCAAGGCTGGCGAAGTCGCTCCGCCGTTCACCCTAACCAGCCTCACCGGCGGCACGGTGAGCATCGGTGGGGGCAGCGCCTATGGGCAATCGACATTGCTGTTCTTTCTCTCGGAAACCTGCCCGGTATGCAAGACGCTGCTGCCGGTGCTTAAGTCCTTGCGTCAGCACGAAAGGGCGCGCTTGCGCGTAGTGCTCGCCAGCGACGGCGACCTGACCGCCCATCAAGCCTTCATCGATGCGCAACGCCTGCATGAGTTTCCCTACCTGCTGTCGCAGGAAGTCGGTCTGGCCTATCAGATCAGCAAGTTGCCGTACGGCGTGTTGATTGATGCCAACGGCACCGTGGTCACTCATGGCCTGATCAACTCCCGTGAGCATCTGGAAAGCCTGCTGGAAGCCCAGGACACGGGATATGCCTCGATTCAGGCGTACCGGGCAACGTTGCAGGTGTCCGATGAGCCTCTTTACAAACAGGTGCACTGA
- a CDS encoding MauE/DoxX family redox-associated membrane protein: MVIGDPLVHLASAGLLALLLGSSGMQKLRNRSAFDQVVQRYGLGQGSRRVLIILLPVVEILCAAGLLLSQEIPWLASPAVVLLGLYAGVLAVSVRRGVAIEDCGCHFGGKPQPPSVALVWRNLLLTGLALNLVLPATGRPLAWLDVLTLFFLLISATALYGLAHLLMANHAALRKL, encoded by the coding sequence ATGGTGATCGGTGATCCGCTCGTGCATCTGGCCAGCGCTGGTTTGCTCGCACTTCTGTTGGGTTCGAGCGGCATGCAAAAGCTGCGCAATCGCTCGGCCTTCGATCAAGTGGTGCAGCGCTACGGGCTCGGACAAGGATCTCGCAGGGTGCTAATTATTTTATTGCCTGTCGTGGAAATCCTCTGCGCAGCTGGACTGCTTCTAAGTCAGGAGATTCCTTGGCTGGCTTCACCCGCCGTGGTGTTGCTGGGACTTTATGCCGGCGTCCTGGCTGTCAGCGTTCGACGCGGCGTGGCGATCGAAGATTGCGGTTGCCACTTCGGGGGCAAACCTCAGCCACCTAGTGTTGCTTTGGTCTGGCGCAACCTGCTGCTTACGGGGCTGGCGCTGAATCTTGTACTGCCCGCCACTGGCCGCCCGTTGGCGTGGCTCGACGTACTGACCCTGTTCTTTCTGCTCATCAGCGCGACCGCCCTGTACGGGTTGGCCCATTTGCTGATGGCCAACCACGCTGCCTTGAGGAAACTGTGA
- a CDS encoding amine dehydrogenase large subunit yields the protein MLKCSLQLLLCGLTFFCAVSPVFAGFVPEQAGVEVLGDHRDRNWFWIWGSNAPNMVDGRAYLFDDNGRNLGLLSTGMWSNGLVLSHRRDEIYASEIYFSRGVRGKRTDVVTVYDARTLSPKHEIEIPAKRMSALISSGLSVLSDDERFLLVVNFTPAQSVSIVDLENRQFVSEVATPGCASVYPAGPRDFYAICGNGGFFHLRLDDQGQVVLQERTVPAFDPLQDLLLTTGSRVGDTWYFVSQKNNAYALKMTAEGVVPVHHWPLVSDAERADGWSIAGNHGTALHERSGRLFVLMHKDKPENYQKPGTEVWVYDLKTRQRLKRIELNEQSTAIGVSQGQQPRLYSLDWVVPMPKLFTMWIYLTQGDAGLMPLLRQGINLYDADSGQHLRSVGDIPLGFMNVVMPW from the coding sequence ATGCTCAAGTGTTCACTGCAACTTTTACTGTGTGGTTTGACCTTTTTCTGTGCCGTATCGCCGGTATTCGCCGGGTTCGTGCCCGAGCAGGCCGGAGTCGAAGTGTTGGGAGATCACCGCGACCGGAACTGGTTTTGGATCTGGGGCAGCAATGCCCCGAACATGGTCGACGGGCGTGCGTATCTGTTCGATGACAACGGTCGCAATCTCGGCTTGTTGAGCACCGGCATGTGGTCCAACGGACTGGTGTTGTCGCACCGACGCGACGAGATTTACGCCAGTGAGATCTATTTCAGCCGTGGCGTGCGTGGCAAGCGCACGGACGTGGTCACGGTCTACGACGCCAGGACTCTGAGCCCGAAGCACGAGATCGAAATCCCCGCCAAGCGCATGTCGGCGCTGATCTCCAGCGGCCTTAGCGTACTGTCGGACGATGAGCGTTTTTTGCTGGTGGTCAACTTCACACCTGCGCAATCGGTCTCTATCGTTGATCTGGAAAACCGGCAGTTTGTCAGCGAAGTGGCAACACCGGGATGTGCTTCCGTGTACCCGGCCGGACCACGGGATTTCTACGCGATTTGCGGCAATGGCGGATTCTTCCATCTACGTCTAGATGATCAGGGGCAGGTGGTGCTGCAAGAACGCACCGTCCCCGCGTTCGACCCACTGCAGGATCTGCTGCTGACCACCGGTTCGCGTGTTGGCGACACCTGGTATTTCGTCTCGCAGAAAAACAACGCCTACGCGCTGAAAATGACCGCCGAGGGTGTGGTGCCGGTGCATCACTGGCCATTGGTCAGCGATGCCGAGCGTGCCGATGGCTGGAGCATCGCCGGCAACCATGGCACTGCCTTGCACGAGCGCAGCGGCCGGTTGTTCGTGTTGATGCACAAGGACAAACCGGAGAATTACCAGAAGCCCGGCACCGAAGTCTGGGTCTATGACCTGAAGACCCGACAGCGTTTGAAGCGCATTGAACTGAACGAGCAAAGTACCGCCATCGGTGTCAGCCAAGGTCAGCAACCTCGGCTCTACAGCCTCGACTGGGTAGTACCGATGCCAAAACTTTTCACCATGTGGATCTACCTCACCCAGGGCGATGCAGGACTGATGCCTCTGTTGCGTCAGGGGATCAACCTCTACGACGCCGACAGTGGCCAGCATCTGCGCAGTGTTGGCGATATTCCGCTGGGCTTCATGAATGTGGTGATGCCATGGTGA
- a CDS encoding WD40/YVTN/BNR-like repeat-containing protein yields the protein MIVLQWFRWLAVAWVLVFVGRLWATEIDSPAILLNNAQSAPLVAVARTGQHWVAVGDHGVIVHSDDGRVWTQSKSVPVDGLLTALSFADDRQGWAVGHNGVVLHSDDGGQTWVLQKRLDDQPTLLSVWFENARHGMVVGAYGYAAQTLDGGATWQAMQVGEEGEDHHLNALFAGRDGTLFIAAESGKAFRSSDHGATWQSLDTGVSGSLWGGTGLRDGRLLLVGMSGRVLMGDSSGRYWQRLDSGSHEAITAVTQLNDGRVAWVGNGGLVGRSDTAVEHFSVEQREDRLNLAALAANTSGDLLLFGPTGVIVPDAVPGAEK from the coding sequence ATGATTGTACTTCAATGGTTTCGTTGGTTGGCCGTGGCCTGGGTTCTGGTTTTCGTCGGCAGGCTTTGGGCAACTGAAATCGATTCACCGGCTATTTTGCTGAACAACGCGCAATCGGCCCCGTTGGTGGCGGTCGCCCGGACCGGACAGCACTGGGTGGCGGTCGGCGACCACGGCGTGATCGTTCATTCCGATGATGGCCGGGTCTGGACCCAATCCAAAAGCGTCCCGGTCGACGGTTTGCTGACTGCGTTGAGCTTCGCCGATGACCGGCAGGGCTGGGCGGTCGGCCACAATGGTGTGGTGTTGCACAGCGATGACGGCGGCCAGACCTGGGTCCTGCAAAAGCGTCTGGACGACCAACCGACTCTGCTTTCGGTGTGGTTTGAAAATGCCCGCCACGGCATGGTCGTCGGTGCTTATGGCTACGCTGCGCAGACCCTGGACGGTGGCGCGACATGGCAAGCGATGCAGGTGGGTGAGGAGGGCGAGGATCATCATCTCAACGCCTTGTTTGCAGGGCGTGATGGCACGTTGTTCATTGCCGCGGAATCCGGCAAGGCCTTTCGCTCCAGCGATCACGGTGCGACCTGGCAGTCGCTGGATACCGGTGTCAGTGGTTCGCTGTGGGGTGGAACCGGCTTGCGCGACGGGCGCCTCCTTCTGGTCGGCATGAGCGGGCGGGTGCTGATGGGGGACAGTTCCGGCAGATACTGGCAAAGGCTGGACAGCGGCAGCCACGAGGCGATCACCGCCGTCACCCAACTCAATGACGGTCGCGTTGCCTGGGTCGGCAACGGCGGACTGGTCGGGCGTTCCGACACGGCTGTCGAACATTTCTCTGTCGAGCAGCGCGAGGATCGTTTGAACCTCGCGGCTCTGGCGGCGAACACCAGCGGCGATCTGCTGCTGTTCGGTCCGACAGGCGTGATCGTTCCCGACGCCGTCCCGGGAGCTGAAAAATGA